The Antechinus flavipes isolate AdamAnt ecotype Samford, QLD, Australia chromosome 5, AdamAnt_v2, whole genome shotgun sequence DNA segment AGTTGGTAACTGTCCTCTTCTTCCAGCTGGTGTCTTCTGTGCCATCGTCTCTCACCCTGCTGACTCCGTGGTGTCTGTGCTGAACAAGGAGAAGGGCAGCTCAGCGTCACAAGTCCTCCAAAGGCTTGGATTCAAAGGTAGAATTTTATCTCTTGGACAGAATTCCTCCACAGGATTGAATTTCCCCCTCCATTTCAATGTACTTTGTGTGTCGTTTTCATTAGGTGTATGGAAAGGACTCTTTGCCCGTATCATCATGATTGGTACCCTGACTGCACTACAGTGGTTCATCTATGACTCCGTGAAAGTCTACTTCAGACTTCCCCGTCCTCCTCCACCTGAAATGCCAGAGTCTCTGAAGAAGAAGCTTGGGTTGACACAGTAGATGAATGAATCAAGACTAACTATGGACTGATTCTGTTTGCTGACCAGTGTTGagcaaatataaaagaaacttttatatATTTGACTGTGTAGACTGTCTATTCCTGATGTAATTATCAGTTGTGCCCTTGCCTGAACCAAGGGTTTCAAAATGTAATTGTTGCAATAAACCAACTATTCGTGAGTCTTGCCTTTTGGGGAtctgatttttacttttatttgaaatgacacatttaacttgtattttttttttttaatattctgaattGTTATTGACAGAAATAGGATTGCATATGGAACCCCACATTGATCTTACAAAGCTTGGATTTCTTACATATTAGTTTCAAAGTTATCCTCCTTATCTGTCTTCcgttaaacattttttaaatgctccaGTCTTTGGTTTGCATTTTATTCTTATCCATAAGATaagattggggggaaaaaaccctcTTAAAAAGCAGCCAGGAAAACAAATCCATTCATTGCCATGTCAGAAAATGTACGTGTATTTTCTTCCACCTTTCTGATAGGCCCTGGAGAGCATATTTCATTCCCAATTTGATCATTGTGGGATCAGATCCTTAACTTATTTTTTCACCACATCAAACATTTTTCTTCACTATACTGTGCATTAATTTCTAAAAGTTTCTGAATTCTaatcccttttgtcatttctttttttgtttgtttaggcaattggggttaaatgacttgaccggggtcacacagctaggaagtgttaagtgtctgaggccagatttgaacttggatcttcttgacttcaggtctagctaccctcttttgtcatttcttgtgcAGTGTTTTAATTGTATTTAGATTTATTTAAGCATACCCCTAGTTGGAGTTATGTTTCTAGTTATTTCCTAACAGAATTATTAgaatttttgtacatacaagccttttccctttcttctatgtCATCTTGGCGCTTATAAAACTTTTGGGTATTCTTGGATCAAAGGGTGTAGATGGACAGTTAAATGAAGAACTGCTTCCCAGGGTGACCAGTTCATAGCTTCACCAATAGTATAGCTCCTCCACtactgttattttccttttcagttttgcctgactctttgtaacctcatttggaCTTAAAGTGtctttacccagagtcacatagctagtaagtgaaaTCAGATTAGAACAGATTAGGAGGataagtcttccagactccaggtccagaTCTCTAGCCACTGAGTCACCTAACTGCCCATCAATTCATATTAAGCTTCTgcaattttgttttaatagttACCTAGagacgaacagacaattttcatatgaaatcaAAGCCATTTATAACTTAAAAATCTAAATCCCTATTCATTAGAGAAACTCAAAACAACTTGGGGTATCACCTCACACGTCAGATTTTGGTTAAggtgatgagaaaaaaataaatgtagagggaatttgggaaaactgggacaatgcattgttgatggagttgtgaaatccattctgcaaagcaatttggagctacgtccaaagggctataaaactgcataccctttgaccctcGCAGTGCCATTacctggatctgtatcccaaggaaatcataaaggaagggaaaatgacccacaagtgcaaaatatttgtggcagccctttttgtagtagcaaggataCTAGACACTTGAGTGCTTGCCCATCAATTCTGTtctaattagagaatggctgaataagttgtggtatatgatggtaatggaatattattgttccaaaaaaaaatgatgaacaacctggaaagatttacatgaactaacgctgagcaaaacaaggagaaccagaaatacattgtacaatagtaacagtaacagtgtgcaataatcaactatgaaagacttggttctcagtGTTTGTCATTCAAAGCaacccaatagactttggacagaaaatgccatctgcatccagaaaaagagatctaagagactgaatgtaaatcaacacatgctatgtccacttcttttttctttttttttttttttatcctatggtttttactttttgctctgatttttctctcccaacgtgatttataaagcaatgtatattaaaaataaacaataaaaaagttgcCTAAAGCCCTGACAGAATTAGTGAATTTGCCACTTAAAACCCATGTACTATAATGATAATTATTCCTTGTTGGAAGCAAGACCAAGGCCTTGCGTCTTTCTGCTTGTCCTTTTTCATCCTGAAAGAGTGAAAAAATCTGGGTTTCCACTGGATTAAACTGCAGGTCCCAAGAACATTTGATTTATAATCCTGATTTTTAGCATGATTTTTGGCAGTGCTGTTTTTGTGGAACTTGTGAGAGAATGTGTATATGGTTTAATGTTACCTAAAGCAATAGAATTTGACCTCTTGGCACCTGTGAgcacagaaataattgctattctGTATAAAAGCCCAGGAAGAAGGCATAAACCCAGAGAAGTCATGTTCTTAACTAGATGAATCAGAGTTAAGTCAATATGGGTAATTCTACTTTATTGGGATTATATAATGGTTATTATTGATTTAAGTTTATTGGTATATGAAATATGGTAACATTTAACTCAGAGGCAGAAGTCACATTGTGGGAGGAAATCTGAGTATATTGCCAAGAGAACATTTTGACTCCTTGGCCTTGCTATTTATGCcaatgactttaggcaagttatttttccatctgtaaacaTGAAATTTTTAGTACCACATGATTTCTGATATTTCAGAAATCTTTCAGGCTCTTAACTCAATTTAGAATAAAATAGGGTCAAAATAAATCacttttacaaataagaattCATTAGATAGCTCGAATGGGAATTACTAAAACATCCTTGGTTTCTAGCGTTTCCCTTTAAGCTTACTCTACTGATGAGGATTCTGGTTGGTTCTGAAGATTAAAATAAAGATAGTCcaagttgaaattatttttagcctctacataaaatacttttgaggtttgtaagatttttaattttaaattatgccTTGTTAGCATTTTAACCTAGTTACAAAAGCAGACTCAATTTAAATAGTATtgtttgagatgatcatatgtagTGTTTGAGCCATTGCTTGTAAAAACTTTACATGGCAACCTCCATAAGTAATTtgaaaattcttaaagaaaatctACAATTTTTGTTAACTAGTTATTCTAACAATTTGTTGTGTCCCACtgttcatgagcccatttggagttttcttggcaaagattttaaaatggtttactattttctttttcagatcattttacagatgaggaaactgagacacaaggTGAAGCAACTTGACAACAGCTAGTAagagactgaggctggatttgaactcacgaatAAGTATTCCCAATTCTCAGTCCAGGGCATCATGTAGCTGTCCTTTCTAATTTACTGGGTAGTGTCATAATGGATAATTATAAGAACTGGGTTCAAGTACCAGTTTTGGCAATGGAAAATTACTTAGTCTTTCAGTGATCTAAGTAAGTCAAAGATGACAAGTTTCAGAGTAGATACTTTCCTAACTGAAAGTTCCCAAGGAAATAACAGATTTGTTTCAAAGAAAAAGCTTTGTTATTATGATTTAAGTGATGCACTTGAGATTTTTTTACCCTTACTCATTAGTatttaaaagactataaaatttaAGCACAACACAAGTCTTTTGGGACCACATCTGAAGAAACTTGGTATGTGACAGTGATGATTTTAGATTTGATCTTTCAGTCTAGATTTAGGCAGTAAACACTTGTTGAGAACCATGGCATACGGGGCCAAATGGGAATTGGCATGTGATATAGGATTCTGTTTTAGGCACCTTTCAAAATCAACATTCCACATCTCAAAAGTTAGATGATTTCACTAAAGTAGAGATTCTGTTCCTACcttagcagatttttttttttttttttggtggcaccCCTCCAGGCTGTTCCAGATCCCTGGCAGGGGAAAAGCAATAAATGATTTGAGCAAGTTATGTAAGTTGTTTGGCATGTTGCTATAATGAGACTGATTTACCTCTTTTGAAGACAAGAATTGTCACTCTTCTTTGTATACCAAGTACCTGGcccataaatgctttttgattgattatacttatgcagtttatatttttgaatcTGAAGTCTTATTAGTCTTTTTATCTGAAACAAAGTagggagaagtaaagaaaaaggttTCTGATCGACCAAGATAAATACCCCAACATCAAAGTTTATAGTTAGAAGGTGCCCAGCTGCATTGATGTATTTGTAATCTAATGTAATGTtcggactagctttctggaggccctccagatgggccttggtctcagcaggatagacaccatgagaatggacgagaatagagtccaaagtctttattgtctctttcacagtctgtgtctATCATAATCTGACCTGGTCTATCTGACCCAGTTTGTTTGatccagtctcctccagcagtctgtcagtctgccagtctcagccaatctctgtctcagtctgactttgtccccagtttaaataccctattacaattacatcattacagtatgctgagtataagccaatctagagtgattatatcattatatcaaactagagtgattatatcattatatcatactaaatatatgtgaactagagaaccattatctcatcaattccactaagttaataccttgtttcaagtacacttctccAGAGTCCAGGCTTTCTATAGTCTAAGATTTAGAAAATTGCAGGAGCCCAGTTTTCATGGCCATTATAAATGGCTCAAATGGGGAGAGAGTTGGCCATCTCTAATAAGTGCATAACACCTACCACCAGAGCGGGCTGGCCAGTCTGGCTGGGGCAGCAAGGCACTTAGAGTGGGGATGAGATAGGTGTACAACAAATCAAAcatatactgataataaatcataacttcatggcctccacattcaattataaAACCCCACTATAGGGTCACAAAtcataatttaagaagctggaaCCTAGACAATTACTCCATCCCATTCAAAGTCATTGGTAACGAGACATTTCTCAAGTGAGAGCTCATCTTCATTGTTCAATAGATGTGAAAATAGCCTCCACATTTGGTTCAAAAGGATGACTGTTTGCCTTGGCTGAAAGACCACTGATCCAGTGGCCACCAGTGATTTCAAGAGCACCTAAAGAAAGAGAGTGCAATCAAATCCCTGAGGTTGGTTTGAGGGTGGGGGTGCTTGGGAGATGAAAGAAATGGAGCACCTTAGTCCAAGTCTggatctcttcctcccttccttccggCAAGGTCCTATCAGCATCCCTTGATCAATGATAGTGACTTcaataacagaaaaagacaatCACACTACTTAGAAAGCAGCAAAAAAACCTACACTATTGCTTATCCTGAGGACTTTTAGGAGCTGTGTTATCCCTTTAACAAATCTCTTCCTCTGGACTCTGTATGTACTTGTGGGAGAGTATCACAGACCTTTGGGGATGTTTGTCCTAATTGTCCTTTACTCTATTactttattattactttattactTTAATATCACTTTCAAAAAATCAAATCTGTCTAGCTGACATTGATATTAATGGATAATAATCATAGTGGGAAGTACACTGGTGGAGAATCACAAGCTGTGCTCAGAATCCATCCGTTTTCCCTGGAACTTTGAGGAGATAATTTATCAGTGCAAATGGGGACACTGGTTTAAAGACCTTCAGAGTCTATATATGCTATACCTGTCTcttttatataatctatatttttccaatttgagTATTAAGAATTCTCTGAACTCATAATGCTATGTCTTAGGCATATAATGCATTGTCTCTTCATCTTGATTTCTCAGAATCCATTTGTCAGGgcttatttatttagttctttctAGAAACTTTCCAAAATCCCTCAAATTATTCGTGTGTTTTCCCTTTTCAAATGACCTTCTGATCACTGCATACCCGCCATATTCCCTAGTAGAATGTGTGGTCCTTGGGATGAAGAACTGAGtggagtttctttctttttttgtctttgagccTCCAGAATCAAGTTTCCTAAGTGCTTAatcaatttttgttgaatttacaACAATTCAGATTGACTGTTTCCTGAAAGAATTCCAGATGATGAAACTTTTATTGGAGGAAATGTGTCTTACACTTATTGACTGAAGGGAAGTATGTTTGTTTAGTCcgtatttagtttctttttaaatataaggaaggaattaatgaaaggaatgaatgactgatatgaaaaatttagagaaacaaGAAGTTTTGCATGAATTAatgcagtagaaaaaaaaagatcctaattATACAATGATGACAATATAAAGTCAACAGTAAAGATCAAGAAAACTCTGGTCAATCCACTGTTTAGTTTTAGTACCATTCTCCCAACGTTAAAGGACATGCTATCCCTTTATTATTAAAAACTGATTAACTGtttgaagagaaataattttgtgGATGGGTTGCTCTTTGAATGTTTGCTAGAAAGTGTCCAGATCgttaataaatttagaaaaatacaaaaaaatcagaattttacattcaaagtaTGACTACCACAGGCAAGTAGttgtaaaaagcacttattcTTCTTGCTCAGTATGTCTAACTCATGCCTCCTTTAGAAGCCACTTTACCTTTCTTTATCTTCAATAGCTCTCCCATCCACTGaggctttcccttttttttttttttttttttttttttggcaatatctCCCTTGATCTACATTCTTCTAGTCCATTATGTTCCTATTGTTTCTCTTATCTCCCCAAGTTTCTTATAAAAGTTTTTATCTTTAGTCTTTACTTCCTCATTATCCACTTTTATCTTTTGATATGTGATGGCCATTCCCCCAGCATTTAAACTGAAACTACTTTTTCAGAGAGGAGTCATTTCATTGCAAACTGCCTTGATGATTATTGACCAGAAGTCCTGAATTCTCTATATAATGGAAAAGTCTTAATAAATATCTTGCTGAAATCCAGGTCCATGTCTACAAAATTTCCCAGATTTGTATTCTAGCAATCCTGCCAtgacttttcctctttcttttctaatgATAATCATTATCTGAGAGACCAAGAAAAACAATGCaatcttaaaaaaattctctaccttttttttaaattaagttttattttatttttgaacaaagaactgccttcttttcttccaatcAGAAAggccagaaaaacaaaactcattacaaACAggtacagtcaagcaaaacaaattcccacatatAACAATGAGATCTGAAGCATTCATAAACCAAAAACTTTTGGACATAGCTTGAATCTGATATATTATTCATGCCTCAAGTAGGATGGcacaaaaatgacaaattatatttcacattgttttaaaCATAATCCCAAAACTTCTTGAAAAGGATTcaataaatttttcaaaatgcattcaAATGCTTCAATTACATTTTTACTGTCATTCAAATGAGGGGCCAATGCATGGTAACCTCTGCTGGAGATTTAGAAGTGATCAGGAAATCAGGTGTGATCCTTGTCGTACTAGACTGAGATGCCTCTTATGGAGCTGAATATACTCTCCATTTCCTTGTTTCTAACTGAGAATTTCTAACTGAGGTGGAGGGAGGGTTGTCAAAAATGTGTGACTTCAAGTCAGTGAGGTACTTCATTCATATGTACTCTGTAAGAGAGTTTAAGGAGACTTGGACCTGCCTGtctcttttgtgactttttttggTGACACTCTCACTTACAGCAAGGGATAGAAGCAAGAAGGGAGATGgtatctttctcccttttcctgcCCTGATGAACCTGCCCTgatgaatctaatctattcctaAATCAGAAgataagttgttttttgttttttttttttaagattaaaaggGGCTGTGACACTATCATTCACATCATATTTTCTTCTGGATAGTCAGTGTGGGGCAGGGGAAAGGGCATGCTCAAGGACATCTGGGTTTAAATTCAAGCTCCAAAACTGACAAGTTATGTGAtcgtgggcaaatcacttcatttatctgagcctcaatttcctcatttgcccTCTTTTAATTCATAGGATGGTGGAGGAAATGTTTTGCCAATCTTAAAAGAATTCTATTGGTGTGAGttcttgctatttaaaaaaaatggtgatGGTCCCATTTAAGACACAAGAAATCAGTCTTTAGTTGGATATCTTTCTGATTTTGAAGACCTGGGATTCCCTGGTTAAATTCCCTGGGGTTACAGGGAAGCCATTCACCTTATTGTTGTTTGGCTTAGAAGCTTTGTGATTCTTCAAGTATGAATAAAAATTGTCCAACTAAAGAGCTAACCTGATAATGATGAGTGATTATTTCTATCTATTTGTGTCTACAGTCCTTACAGATTCTGAGGTGCCATTCACAGCAAAGACCCAATAGGTGATTCTGGAATCAAAGCCCCTAATGAGATGTACAAGCTTCCCTCACAATGATCCTAGGAGGCAGGTAAGGCaaatattttcccccttcctcccaaaTGGAGGTTGAAGTGACTTACCTATGGTCACATAACACAGCTTGTCAATATGAGAATTAGGGTGTGACCCCAAGATCTGACCTCTAAGATCTCACAACTCATTCTACCCTATGGCAATTTCTTTCTAGGACATAATTCTTACAGAATTCCAGAAATGGAAGTTTGGCTTTTAAGTCAGCAGACACTCTTTCTGGTAGTAGTCCACTCTGAGGATTAAATAATTCCAGTTTTATAGACCTGTCTACGGAACTAAGTTTTCACAATCACAACCACATAATTTCACAATCAGCAGACTATTTCAATCAAGATATCTAAATCTTGAGTCTTTAATAGGAGGCAAAAACATGTTGTACCTTATTACACGCATgaataaataatgtttttgtgatagttttcaacatgaaAATTGTCATGATCACCCACCTTCATTCCTTGTATTTATATGTTCTGTATAGCTATCTATGTACATCTCTAAATCACCTGGATTATCAAGTTCTCTGAGGATCTGTTAATTGATTGATAATCTGAAAATGAATCCTGGTTATGATTAGCTAGTTATACGTTAACAAATGTATAAAAAGCTATGGCTTTGAGAACTGAGTGAAACATTGGGTCTGAAGGGGGCAGATCATGTAACAAAGCTGGCAATGGGGAGATTCATGCCAGAGACTGAATTCTGTCAGAAGTCACTAAAGTCTCCCAATAAAATTTTGACATCTGTATAGAAACATGAGAGTACATGCTTACTTGCtgaaaaactgaagtactcaacTGTTACACAAGCTCACTAAAAACACCTTTATTTTACGACACATTTTATCAAATACACGAAAATTTAAAAACTTCCAAAATTTTaagtattaaatttaaatttttttttaaatcagtttgcaatatgatattccattttcgggttttttttttttttttccaatttaggCAACTTAGTCAAAAAAACCCAACTAATTCAGATATTCTTAACCAGGGTTACgtgagttattattttttaaaaaattttggtatAGTTGGTTTCCTTTGCAGTCTTAtgtactttatgcatttaaaaacatgacaCAAAACAGGTTAAAAATCCCTGGATTAATTTATATCTGAAATTTTGGTTATTTCCTCCTTTACATCCTTAATCTCAGTTTGAACTATAGttaaattagatattttttcatttaagaaagcaatttctttttctctttgtagtAAGTCAGCAACTAATCTCCCAATTCGTAAGGTTAAATCATTTATCATTGGTTCCAAACgagaaaaatcctttttgaggTTATAAACCTTAGGCTTTAAATCATTAGCAAAATTCACTGTCTTCAGAATTTTAGCCCTGTCACTTTCTAAGTTTAAAAGTCTATCTGAATGCTTGGTGAAATCACTCTTCAGTTCAGAAAGCATCTTCCTAGCAACCtgaattctttctgaattttcagATGCTAAACTCCTTAGTTTTGCTGTTCTGTCAATGCTACTGGAAAGAAGATCACCTATGTTTTTGATTgtattttgttctgctttttctaatttgctttccAGGTCTTGTACAGATTCTGTTAATGAAGTGACATCAGTTACTAACCCTGAAATACGCCTTATATCGGTTTTGACAGCTGTAATCTTGAGGGAAACCTCTTTTGCCAGGAAACTTGTACTCTGGTCTGTGTTTGTAACTGCTTGATAAAGAGCTGTCATGTTGTTGTTCAATTTATCCCTTTTCTCAGTTATCCTGTTGGACCAAGTTTTCAAGTTATAAACATCTTCCTGAAGACGTTTTAGATGAGCAATGATCTGAAAATCCTTCAACTGTTTTATCATAGCTTCAGACTTCTGACactataggaaaataaaatacaacaaggATTACAAATGAtaaacccaacatttgaactcaatttaaagctattattattaactttttctgCAGCTTTTTCCTTTGCCAACCTGGAAACTGATAGAagaatacataaattaaaaacctttaaGAGTAGATGGATTTATTATAGGAAGCTGTCCTTTTCTCCATGACAGTTGCAATAAACTATGAGAATAAGAAAATTCACAGAAACTTACATGAATATTAATTCTTGATTGTCTTTGAATTATGGATGCTTACTGattgaatatttgaaagaaaCTGCAATAAATACATGAATTTATCAAAACACATTAGGCACTGAATTCTAAGAAGTGTCAATATAGTAGTTTCTATCCTGGACTCTTTTCAGATACAGAAAACAAAGTATTAATTCACTTAAATAACAATTCCcagcctttttctctctctttaggaGTCAActactttaaaagattaaaacatATACACGTTTCAAATACCCAAACTCAAAAGAAGGCCACTAGTTTATGGCTAGATAGTAGTAAGAAAGATGTCTTCTAATgactagaaaggaaagaaagaaatctctaTCTGGTATTATGATGGATTAAGGTATTATGATGGATTCTCCAACACAAACCTATGGGAATTCACATTAATTTGTTTAGAataaagcatttagtaagtgcctactttgttacaaatccttgctctcaaggagctcacattctaagggAAACAATACATACTAAAAGTATCTTCTGCAAGTTAGATGTGGTAGATGTGTAGCAAAGCAGATGGCAATGCCTCTTTTTGAATGAGCAATTTCAATGATGGAGCCAAAGAATCAATACATATGCTTCAGTTTTCCATCATGTTATCTGACATTGAACTTGTGTGACATTAAGCCAAAATTTTTCTTGGCAAGCCAAATGTTTCTCCTtgctctaatttaaaaaaaaaattatgcaatttCTGccagtataaataaataaaaaagactacAGATTGGTAGTTCCTTGAAAATCTAAAAGTTAAaactgaattaataaaataaattaaaattgtgGGACATGTCTTATTTGTTCAGTCATCTATTCATTCAACCTACATTTATTCTatgaattctattattttattttcaattctcaaTTCTTTCACTATATCTTcacccctccccttttcctctttccctcctagCTTCCCATAttccaaaagcaagaaaaacaaaacctgttaCAAACATGCAaggtcaagtaaaacaaattcccatattagccatgtgccaaaaaaaccaaaaccaaaaccaaaaaaccctcaaaactTCCTTCCATCTGTACTCTGAATATATAAGCTGTCTGGGAACCAAAAGCttgttttatcatgagtcctctggaattatgcATCTTGCCCACAACAGAATCCCTGGTATATAAAAGGTTGTTTACCTTGAGAACTACTGAATGggccaaaaaaattataatcattgTTGCATCTCCCAGAGTGGATTTGCAAATACAGCAGAACTCATTCAACTGAATGATCTTGATGAGTTTAATTTGTCACCACAAATCTGTCAGGCTCAATGAACTATGGGCAACCTCGAAGGGTAAGTCTCTGCTACTCAAAGAGAATCATATAATTCTTAATTAGAAAGGATGTTAGCAATGGCctaatccaattccttcattcTGTGGATAAGAAGTAGAATTCTGAAAAGGTTAGATAACTTATTTAAAATCATACAGCTTGTAAATGGCTCAGCCTGAGCCCAAGTCTTCTGAATCCTGATGTAAAGATTTTTCTACAACAGCAGCAGAGTGGCTGCTGCTACTGCCAATATTTACCAGTGTGTATAAGCTGACCACTGAATTTCTAAGATCAGTTATTTCTACTCGTTGAAAAGTGTCAAGAGGGATGAATATTATAGTTGTATGATTTGCTTTGCTTCAGGTGCTCAGCATCACAATAGAATAATGGGTGGTTAGGGAAAATTATGAGATTGTTGATAAACTGGTCAAATTTCTGTAAAAATCAAGTTTAAGCTTTCTATATAAGGCTGGCAGGTAGAGGTGTTTCTCTGCACAGGTAGCACTAAAACATCACCTATCCATTCTGCTACAATCTTGAAAATAGATGGGAAGGAAGCATTCCAGACTAGCACTGCTTTagtcttccatttatttttatctagtGCATTTCTGAATTTGGACATATGCCTTCAAATGCACTACATTTTTGCCATCTGACTGGGGCCTCTTCTTTAGTAGATTATTGCAGAAATTGGCGCCCTCTGATGTTCTGTTAATATATCTGAAACCTAAAAGGCTTTATTTAGAAACTAGAGAATTTTGCGAAGGAAGGATGCTCTCTGATGCTGGTGTAGAGGCTGTTCTCACACAGAGAGATTTGCTGCTAGGTTTACAAAATACATAAGCAAAGAATAAATCAGCAAATGTAAAAGTGTTAAGGTAGATTGAGAGGGAagtatttcactttgcttcaatGTGAAGGCACAAAGGTAGAAGTAAGTAAGATGGTAGGATGGTGTaaagcagaggtgtcaaacttgTTACCTGCAAAACTCCAGAATTGTCTGCACTagatcaaaatgtaattgggatGTGTTTAATAACATAAAAATGCAACATAACGTAAATAATACtaatgtgattttctaaatcaatgatttCTAAATAAATTTGATACCATTGGTGTGAATAGATTGTGAATCTAGAGCCTTGGCATTTATTTCCCAGGTCATCTCTGATGAGTCAACAACCTCAAGGTCTCCTTTTCATCCCAAGTTACAACAGATCATTTCTAAAGATTAGGGAACTTGAACGGAATTTATCATCTTTCTAGCTTTACTACTTCTATTGAGAGGACCATCATTATCTCAGTTATCCAAGTTCACCATCTAAGAGTTATTCTGAAATTTCCACTCTCCCTAACCCTCTATAGCCAATTAATTCCCAAGTCTCATAGATTCTCTTTCCACAATGTatcttgcttctgtttccttctctccagTGCCAAATCTG contains these protein-coding regions:
- the IKBIP gene encoding inhibitor of nuclear factor kappa-B kinase-interacting protein isoform X3, giving the protein MPAPHPGLVTVSGRPCPPPGPTDMSEAKHRKKAGAKGAPPEPGRRGEAGQPPEPARGAGGGGGGGGGWADPRTVLCLLSLGTSLALAWFVFQQSEKFDNVENKYQLLKLEATEFHSLQSQVDLISEKCQKSEAMIKQLKDFQIIAHLKRLQEDVYNLKTWSNRITEKRDKLNNNMTALYQAVTNTDQSTSFLAKEVSLKITAVKTDIRRISGLVTDVTSLTESVQDLESKLEKAEQNTIKNIGDLLSSSIDRTAKLRSLASENSERIQVARKMLSELKSDFTKHSDRLLNLESDRAKILKTVNFANDLKPKVYNLKKDFSRLEPMINDLTLRIGRLVADLLQREKEIAFLNEKISNLTIVQTEIKDVKEEITKISDIN